CCTTTAGAACGATATCAGAAACCTCTTGAGCCACCTGAGTGCCCCTAATGCCCATGGCAATACCCACATCAGCTTTCTTCAAGGCGGGGGCGTCATTGACCCCATCTCCCGTCATTGCAACGACTTCGCCCATTTGCTGAAGTGCTTCGACAAGACGAAGCTTGTTTTCTGGACTCACGCGAGCAAACACAACTGCGGACTCGAATTTTTCTTTTGTACTTTTTTCGGAGAGTTCTTCTGATAGTTCTCTTCCTGTAACCACAATACTTTCGCTGTTAGCAATTCCCAATTCTTTCGCGATGGAGTGGGCCGTGGCGGGCTGATCTCCACTTGCCATCACAATTCGAATACCTGCCGACTGGCAAAGTTCAATGGTACTCTTCACCCCTTTGCGGGGAGGGTCTACTAACCCAACTAGCCCAAGCATAGTGAGCGACGAAAAAGCAGAGTCGTTCACATCCTGCACTTCCTTCTGAGCAAAACCAATGACGCGTAACCCACGCCCAGCTATCTCCAAATTCATGCGTGACCAAAAGTCTTTTCCTTCGGCGTTGAGATTCGCCCTTTCAATTAAAAATTCTGGAGCCCCTTTTACTGTTACAAAGTAGTTCTCGTTCTGCCGGTGAAAGGTCGCCATCATCTTGGTTTTTGACTGAAACGGAATTTCGCGGGCTCGCGCATACTGCTGACAGACAGTTTGCTGCAAAACCGACTTCTCTTTTAAGTACCTAAGTAGTCCGAGTTCAAGAGTATCCCCTGTTTTTGTAGAAAGATCGGAGTTGTTGTTGAGCGCCATAGCACGAAGCAGGAGTTCACGGTCCTCTTCTCTAGCAAGAAAAACTTCTTGCACATCCATACGGCCTTCAGTGAGAGTTCCCGTTTTGTCTGTGACTATCGACGAAGTTGCACCAAGAGTCTCAATAGAAGAAAGCCGGTTAACAAGCGCATTCTTTTTTGCCATTCGCGAAACTCCACGAGCTAGCGCGATAGTACCAATAATGGGCAAACTCTCGGGTATTGTTGCTATCGCCAAAGCAATAGATGTCTTGATCATCAGCACCATGTCGGATTCTCTAATAAAACTGACTAAGACCATCGCCCCTGCGAACAAAGCTGAAACCCACATCAGCGTCTTGCCTAGCTGACTCAGTCGTTTTTCTAAAGGTGTGACTTCTTCATCAGCACTCTGGGTGAGCTTTGCGATGTGACCAAGCTTCGTATTCATCCCAGTCTTAGTGGTCTGCAAAAGTGCCCAACCGGTAACTATGTGGCTTCCGGTATAAACGACAGTTTCTTGGTCGCTTGAACCTCCGATATCAGAGGCGTGCTTGGTGACGGGCACCGACTCACCGGTTAATGAAG
This sequence is a window from Bdellovibrionales bacterium CG10_big_fil_rev_8_21_14_0_10_45_34. Protein-coding genes within it:
- a CDS encoding ATPase, producing the protein MANSNHVGLSESEAEHRLQTFGPNQIVSAPPPSNFELVARQLKNVVVVLLFLAALFSAINQDFVEAAAVLLVLVLNTLIGFAMEKRALIALHSLKNLTQKYSQVLRDSKTQKIPTSAIVPDDLVYVRMGELVPADGVLLESVDLSVDESSLTGESVPVTKHASDIGGSSDQETVVYTGSHIVTGWALLQTTKTGMNTKLGHIAKLTQSADEEVTPLEKRLSQLGKTLMWVSALFAGAMVLVSFIRESDMVLMIKTSIALAIATIPESLPIIGTIALARGVSRMAKKNALVNRLSSIETLGATSSIVTDKTGTLTEGRMDVQEVFLAREEDRELLLRAMALNNNSDLSTKTGDTLELGLLRYLKEKSVLQQTVCQQYARAREIPFQSKTKMMATFHRQNENYFVTVKGAPEFLIERANLNAEGKDFWSRMNLEIAGRGLRVIGFAQKEVQDVNDSAFSSLTMLGLVGLVDPPRKGVKSTIELCQSAGIRIVMASGDQPATAHSIAKELGIANSESIVVTGRELSEELSEKSTKEKFESAVVFARVSPENKLRLVEALQQMGEVVAMTGDGVNDAPALKKADVGIAMGIRGTQVAQEVSDIVLKDDRFETIVDAVAEGRNIFHNIRRAVTYLLSCNLSEVLVVGLTSLITGNPPLTAMQILFLNLVTDVFPAIALALGSPASRGDLATSQPHMRASLLQKAQWQVIVKYGLIISGICLGVYYYSHYILEYDDMRARTMAFLTLASAQLFHIYTFRTQRRALWNNDIIKSPTALLSVAFCFGLIVLCVSLPATQKVLSLSAVSMFDWAIIVLTPLFAIFAANALQIRGSKFGGCKAAASKSTAGV